Proteins from one Robertmurraya sp. FSL R5-0851 genomic window:
- a CDS encoding C39 family peptidase gives MKIWKYILGSIILLLSTFSLYTLFVQKKYGEITFAQIIDNKKFNATSFEAKKDRLPIIKIKDTVLLDAPTIKQFPELPRGCEVTSLAMLLQYKGINVGKMELAEKIPKDTTPLIKEGSNISWGHPNDGFIGDMYSYNNPGYGVYHLPIKKLAEEYMPGKVVDLTGSEFNELKTYLSLGSPVWVITNATYNSLPDSAFETWQTPRGDVNITYRLHSVLITGYDDKYVYFNDPLNGGKNKRVSTDNFIAAWEQLGRQAVTYY, from the coding sequence ATGAAAATTTGGAAATATATATTAGGTTCTATTATTTTATTACTTTCTACTTTCAGCCTCTATACCCTATTTGTACAAAAAAAGTATGGAGAAATAACTTTTGCACAAATAATTGATAACAAAAAATTTAACGCTACATCATTTGAAGCTAAAAAAGATCGATTACCTATTATTAAAATTAAAGATACCGTTTTGTTAGATGCCCCTACTATTAAGCAATTCCCTGAACTACCTAGGGGATGTGAGGTAACATCTCTAGCCATGCTTTTACAATATAAGGGTATAAATGTAGGAAAAATGGAATTAGCCGAAAAAATCCCAAAAGATACAACACCTTTAATAAAAGAAGGTAGTAACATTTCTTGGGGGCATCCTAACGATGGATTCATTGGAGATATGTATTCATATAATAATCCCGGTTACGGTGTATACCATCTTCCAATAAAAAAGCTTGCAGAGGAGTATATGCCAGGGAAAGTAGTTGACCTAACAGGGAGTGAATTTAATGAATTAAAAACATATCTTTCCCTTGGTAGCCCAGTTTGGGTTATTACTAATGCAACATATAATAGTTTACCAGATAGCGCTTTCGAAACCTGGCAAACACCTAGAGGTGATGTGAACATAACGTATAGATTACATTCAGTTCTAATAACAGGTTACGATGATAAGTATGTTTATTTTAATGATCCTTTAAATGGAGGAAAAAATAAAAGGGTTTCTACGGATAATTTTATTGCGGCTTGGGAGCAATTAGGGAGGCAGGCAGTCACCTATTATTAA
- the resA gene encoding thiol-disulfide oxidoreductase ResA, giving the protein MGNKKKRTIFRISLLLIMLLAISYTLYQNFFTEKMRVQAGEKAPDFLLEDMQGNKVQLSDLNGKGVFLNFWGTWCKPCEKEMPYMERQYKHYKDLGVETLAINIGESEVAIEAFANKYGLTFPILKDKDSAVTETYDITPIPTTFLIDKNGTIVKVITGSMTERDIANYMELIKP; this is encoded by the coding sequence ATGGGAAACAAAAAAAAGCGGACAATTTTTAGAATAAGCTTGTTACTAATAATGTTATTAGCAATATCCTATACACTTTACCAAAATTTCTTTACTGAAAAAATGCGAGTTCAAGCAGGAGAAAAAGCACCTGATTTTTTACTTGAGGATATGCAAGGAAACAAAGTTCAACTTTCTGATCTAAATGGAAAAGGAGTCTTCCTAAATTTCTGGGGAACTTGGTGCAAACCGTGTGAAAAGGAAATGCCCTATATGGAAAGACAGTATAAACATTATAAAGATCTAGGAGTAGAGACATTAGCTATTAATATAGGAGAAAGTGAAGTTGCTATTGAAGCATTTGCCAATAAATATGGTCTTACATTTCCTATACTTAAAGATAAAGATTCAGCTGTTACAGAAACTTATGATATAACTCCTATTCCAACAACATTTTTAATTGATAAGAACGGGACAATAGTGAAGGTCATAACTGGCAGTATGACTGAACGGGATATAGCAAACTATATGGAACTTATTAAACCTTGA
- a CDS encoding IS110 family transposase: METLYKRCAGLDVHSETIVACVLMGESEADLVKETETFPTMTKDLFRLLKWLEEKQVTHIAMESTGVYWKPVYNILEDFFDITLANAQRIKNVPGRKTDVSDAEWIAKLLRHGLIEKSFVPPEDIRNLRDLTRLRKKWIGHMTSEKNRIQKVLETSNIKLSTVISDVFGVSGRKLLEQLMSNGYLDQKDVEQRIHGRMAHKKQSITDSLFGTINDHQLFLIKQSWMHIVYLEELISDIEKRIDEILKDYKEEVDIIVTMTGIKKDTAATIIAEIGVNMEQFPTSKHIASWAGLSPGNHESAGKRKSTRTVKGNPHIKSALCEAAWAASRSKNTRLSAKYWSLAARRGKKKALVAIGHRMLTIIYHMLKNKEPYHEST; encoded by the coding sequence ATGGAAACATTGTACAAACGGTGTGCTGGCTTGGATGTTCACTCAGAGACTATTGTAGCCTGTGTCCTAATGGGTGAATCAGAGGCAGACCTGGTAAAAGAAACTGAAACATTTCCTACTATGACTAAAGACTTGTTTCGGCTTCTAAAGTGGTTAGAAGAAAAACAGGTAACTCATATTGCGATGGAAAGCACTGGCGTTTACTGGAAACCTGTTTATAACATCTTAGAAGATTTTTTTGATATTACCTTGGCAAACGCACAAAGAATCAAAAACGTTCCCGGTAGAAAGACAGATGTGTCAGATGCAGAATGGATTGCCAAATTATTAAGACATGGATTAATAGAGAAGAGCTTTGTTCCTCCAGAGGACATAAGAAATCTAAGGGATCTAACTCGTCTCCGCAAGAAATGGATTGGTCATATGACATCTGAAAAGAATCGAATCCAAAAGGTACTTGAGACTTCAAATATCAAATTAAGTACAGTAATTTCAGATGTATTTGGAGTTTCCGGCAGGAAACTTTTAGAACAACTAATGTCTAATGGTTACTTAGATCAAAAAGACGTTGAACAAAGAATTCATGGTCGAATGGCTCATAAAAAACAGTCAATTACGGACTCCTTGTTTGGTACGATAAATGACCACCAATTATTTCTTATCAAACAATCTTGGATGCACATTGTCTATCTAGAAGAGTTAATATCAGATATTGAAAAAAGGATAGATGAAATCTTAAAAGACTACAAAGAAGAAGTGGATATCATTGTCACGATGACAGGTATTAAAAAAGATACAGCAGCTACAATAATTGCAGAAATCGGAGTAAATATGGAACAATTTCCTACTTCCAAACATATTGCTTCCTGGGCAGGACTATCACCAGGAAATCATGAAAGTGCAGGGAAAAGAAAAAGCACACGGACGGTGAAAGGAAACCCTCATATTAAGTCAGCACTTTGCGAAGCTGCGTGGGCAGCATCACGAAGTAAAAACACCAGGTTATCCGCTAAATATTGGTCACTAGCTGCAAGAAGAGGAAAGAAAAAAGCACTCGTTGCCATTGGACATCGAATGCTTACAATCATCTATCACATGCTAAAGAACAAAGAACCCTACCATGAGTCAACATAA